The Halobacterium hubeiense genome contains the following window.
GGCGATTGTCGTCCTTGCGCTCGCCGTCGCGCTGCCCGAGATGGACACGGAAGCACTCGCCGGCGCGGGGATTCTGGCCGCGATAGCCGGCACCGGAATCGTCGGCTACGGCGTCACGAAGTGAGCACGGCGCGCTACTGGGGGACGCCCGCCAGGAAGTTCTCCACGAGGTCGTGGCCCGCGGCGGTGAGCACGCTCTCGGGGTGGAACTGCACGCACGTAATCGGGTGTTGTTCGTGGCGCACGGCCATCGCGAGCTCGGTGCCGTCGTGGTCGGTGCGCGCCGAGACCTCGAAGCAGTCCGGAATTGCGCCGCAGGCCAGCGAGTGGTAGCGGGCCGCCGGGAACCCCTGCTCGATGCCGTCGAAGACGCCGCGGCCGTCGTGCTCGACGGGGCTGGTCTTGCCGTGCATCGGCTCGGGCGCGCGGTCCACCGTTCCGCCGTACTCGTAGACCGCGGCCTCCATCCCGAGACAGACGCCGAGCGTCGGCACGTCCGGACTCACGTCGCGGAGCACGGCCGCGGTGACGCCGACGTCGCGCTCGTTCTTCGGGTGGCCGGGGCCGGGACTGATGACGATGGCGTCCGGGTCCGCGTCGCGTACGTCCTCGATACTCGCGGTGTTCTTCAAGACGGTCGTCTCCGGGCGCTCGCCGTCGATTGTCTGCTCGGAGACGTACTCCACGAGGTTGTACGTGAACGAGTCGAAGTTATCGACGAAGAGGACGTTCATCCCTCCACCTCCGGCGTCTCGACGTCCTCGCGGATGCGCTCGACGGCCGCGAGCACGCCGTCCATCTTCGCCTCCGTCTCGTCGAACTCCGCCGAGGGGCCGCTGTCCGCGACGATGCCCGCGCCGGCGCGCACGCGGAGGGTATCCTGTTCGTTCCCGTGACTGATTGTCGCGGACCGAATCGTGATGGCGAACTCGGCGTCGCCGTTCCACGAGAAGTAGCCGACGCCGCCGCCGTAGATGCCACGGGGCGACGCCTCCAGCGCGTGGATGTGCTCCATCGCGCGGACCTTCGGCGCGCCCGAGAGCGTGCCCGCGGGGAAGGACGCGCGGGTGGCGTCGAAGGCGTCGTGGTCATCGCGCAGCGTTCCCGTCACCGTGGACTCGATGTGCTGGACGTGGCTGTACTTGAGCACGCGCATGAACTCGGGGACGCGCACGCTCCCGGGTTCGCTGACGCGGCGCACGTCGTTCCGCGAGAGGTCCACGAGCATCGTGTGCTCGGCGCGCTCCTTCTCGTCGGCGAGCATCTCGCCGGCGAGCCGCCGGTCCTCGACGGGGCTGGACCCCCGCGGGCAGGTGCCCGCGATGGGGTTGTTGAGCACGGTGTCGTCGTGAACGGCGACCAGCGTCTCGGGGCTCGCGCCGACGACAGTGCGGTCGTCGTGCGAGAGCAGGAACATGTACGGCGAGGGGTTGACGTCGCGCAGGGCGGCGTAGAGGCCGCGCGGGTCGACGTCGCCGTCGAGTTCGCGCGTGCGCGAGACGACCGCCTGATACACTTCCCCGTCGAGGACGGCTTCTTTCGCTTTCTCGACGCTGTCCTCGTACTCGTCGCGGGCGCCCGCCCGCTCGTCGGTGACGCGGAAGCCGCCGAACTCCGGCTCTTCCGCGTCAGCGAGTTCGCGCTGCACGCGCTCGGCTTCCGCGACGAGTGCGTCGTAGACCGCGTCGGGGTCGTCGCCCTCACCGACGAGCGGCGTGAACACCAGCGAGACGGTGTCGGTCGCGCGGTCGAAGACGAGCGTGCGCGTCGTCAGCACGAACTCGGCGTCCGGCAGCGGAGTCTCCGGGCGCTCGACGCTCACCTCTTCGAGCCAGAGGTCGTAGACGGCGTCGTACGCGAGGAAGCCGACGAGCCCGCCGTCGAGCAGCTGACGGTCCTCGTCGGGGAACCCGCGGCGCTCGACGTCGGGGAGCGCGCCGCGGAGCTGGTCGAGCACGTCGCCGTCGCCGGCGTCCAAGAACTCCGTGACGCGGTCGTCGCGAAGCGCCTGCACCTCCGTTCCGTCGGGGTGGGCGGTGACGACGGCCGCGGGGTCGTAGCCGACGAACGAGTAGCGCGCGTGGCGGTCCTCGGTCGCGTCCGACGGCCGGAACGCGCCGTCGGGGTCGCTCGCGGACGTCTTCTCCGCGCTCTCCAGCAGGAAGCCGTACTCGCCCTCGGTGAGCGTGGCGTACGCCGACAGCGGCGAGACGCCGACGTCGAGGTCGGCGGCGACGCGGACGACCGCGGGACCGTCGGCCGCGAGGTCGGCGAACTCGCCGCGGGTGGTGTCCAGTCCCGCGGCGCGCTCGTCGGCGTCGGTCACGCCTCCACCTCCCGGCGCTCCGTCGCGCTCGCGACGAACCGCCGGACTGCGTCGTGGTCCTTCTCGCCGCCCGTCTTCTCGACGCCGGACGCGACGTCCACCGCGAACGGCTCGACGGTCGCGACGGCCTCGGCGACGTTCTCGGGCGTCAGCCCGCCCGCGAGCACGACCGGCGAGTCAACGCTGTCGGCGAACTCTCGGGTCGCGTCCCAGTCGTGCGTACGCCCGGTGCCGCCCGCGCCCTCCGCGTCCACGGAGTCCACGAGCAGCGCGTCGGCGGCGTCGTCGTAGCGCGCGCCCTCGGAGTCCTCCGCGTCGACGGTCTTCAGGACCGCCGCGCGAGTGTTTTCTGCGACGCGCTCCACATCGCCCACGGAGAGGTCGCCGTGCAGTTGGACGGCGTCCGGGTTCACGCGCTCGGCGAGTTCGAGTGCGCGCTCGGGCGCCTCGGGCATCGTCACGAGCACCGTCGTCACGAACGGCGGCGCGGCGGCCGCGAGGTCCGCCGCCTGCTCGATGCTCACCTCGCGGGGCGTGTCCACGGGCACGTCCGCGATGAATCCGACGGCGTCCGCGCCCGCATCGACGGCCGCGCGGAGGTCGGGCTCGTTCGTGAGACCACAGACTTTCGCGCGCGTCATCGCGTCGCCGTCGCGGGGTCCCGGAGCGTCTCCAGCGTCTCCTCGGCGGCGCCGGAGTCGATGGCCTCGGCGGCGCGCTCGGCGCCTGCTTCGAGCGAGTGGGCCTCGCCGGCGACGTAGATGGCCGCGCCCGCGTTCGCGAGGATGATGTCGCGCTTCGGGCCGGTGACGTCGCCGGTGACGATGCCGCGGAGGTCGCGGGCGTTCTCCTCGGGCGTGCCGCCGGAGACGTCCTCGATGGGCGCCTCCTCCAGCCCGAAGTCCGCGGGCGTGACGGTGTACTCCTCGATGTCGCCGTCGTCGAGTTCGGCGACGACGGACTCGCCGTGGAGCGCGAACTCGTCGAGGCCGTCGCCGTGGACGACGAGCGCGCGGTCGACGCCCATGTGCGAGAGCGCGCGAGCGAGCACAGGCACGAGGTCGGGGTCGTAGACGCCCACGACCTGCGCGTCCGCGCCCGCGGGGTTCGTCAGCGGCCCGAGCACGTTGAAGATGGTGCGGATGCCGAGTTCGCGGCGCGGGCCGATGACCGCCTTCATCGCGGGGTGGAACGCGGGCGCGTGCATGTAGCCGATGCCGTCGTCCTCGATGCGCTCCTCGACCGCTTCGGGGCTGGCGTCGAGGTCGACCCCGACTTCTTCGAGGACGTCAGAACTCCCAGACGACGAGGAGACGGAGTAGTTGCCGTGCTTCGCGACCGGGACACCGGCGCCCGCGGCGACCATCGTGGACGTCGTGGAGACGTTGATGGTGTCGTAGTCGTCGCCGCCGGTGCCGCACGTGTCGACCAGCGGCTCGCGGTCCGGGTCGATGGTGTTGGCGGCGTCGCGCATCCCCTGCGCGAACCCCGCGATTTCGGTCTCGGTCTCGCCTTTCGCGCGGAGCGCGGCGAGCAGCGCGCCGATTTCCGCGTCTGTCGCGTCCTCGAACAGCCGGGTGACGGCGTCACGCGCTTCGTCGAGGGTGAGGTCCTCGCCGGCGGTGACGCGCTCGATGTATTCCTCCATTGTGGACACCAATGTACGGTTCCGCGTTGTAATGTATAACTCTGTACGTTCACTTAACTCTGCCGGGGTACGAACCCCCACGCGGGTACCGATTCGAAACCTTCAACTATACCCCCGGACTACGCTGGAATGCGTTCGAAGACCGCCGCGGGTTGGTGGTCTAGTCAGGCTATGACACCTCCTTGACATGGAGGAGGTCGGCGGTTCAAATCCGCCCCAACCCACTTCTACTGACGTAACGACCGCGAGAGACCTCCGTGTATCTCGCGTCGTCTCAGTTGTGTGGCGTTGGCGGATTTGAACCAGACGAGTCGCAGCGTCCGAGCGGAGCGAGGACGAACGTCTCGGCGAGGTTCACAATCCGCCCCAACTCATCCGCACATTCTCAGGCGCTCAGATCTCTAATTCGTCACAGAGGCAAAATTCCGTCCTAACGAGTGACCGCTTCACTATTCATCAAAACGAGACAAGACCCTACGTTAGCCTGTTTCTCTCCATTATTTCTTCGTCCGATAGACTCTCATCTGCATGTGCTAATTGAGCAATATCGAGCTCCCAGTCATAGGTTTCGGCCCATTCTCTCTGATTCTCGTTCAGCGAGTCTTCACTCGCTTTCACCTCCACAAACCGATGTCTTCCATCAGTGTCCCAAAGGAAAAGATCCGGCACACCAGAACCAAACAACGCATCTTCTACTCCGGTAGCTCGCTCAATAGCCACCGTATTACTCTCTGCTATCGGATGATTCCGATTCATCGGAGTCCGAACTACTCGCCAGCCGTTGTGTAAGAACGTACAAGCAAACAGGAGTTCAACGGGGTTCAGGTCTACACTTCTGAACCTACCAAAGGATATCTCCAGAACTTCCTCAAAAGAGAGCGACAGCACCTCGTCAGGAATGGAACGGATCGCCATCTCCCCTGTTCGCCAGTTTTCTACCGTATATCTAGTTGTTATCGGCATTTGTCGACGGGCTCCCCTCGACTAACAACGACTGTCGCCGTCGGGACGCCACGAGCACGCGTCGCCGGTCGTAAGATCGTTCTCGTCGATGTACGACGACAGACACGCGAAGTTACAGAAGTATGTCGGCGAACTACAGTCGTCGTCACAGTCACGAACACAAATGGGGTCATGGTCGAAGATGCGCGACTCACAGTACGCACACGTCTCGTCTGAGTCGGGCGTCGTGACAGTCGTGGACACGACCGAAAGGAGCGTCCGAACCCCAGAAAGCGTTTCGCAGAACAGCGCGTCGGAATCGGGCGGACACGTGGCAGTAGCGCGAGCGGCCGACCGTGGTTGGCGGCGTCCCGACGAAGAAACCGATATGAGTCTACCCGCCCTAACGGGGCGTAATGAGCGAGGCAGACGGGATAGTCGGCGCAAACGACACCCGCGAGGAGATCATGGAGGCGACGTTCCGGGCGCTCAGCGAGCACGGGTACAAGGACCTGCGGGTGCGGGACATCGGCGAGGAGATGGAGCTGTCGCGGCAGGTCATCCACTACCACTTCGACGGGAAGTACGACCTGCTGTCGTCGTTCCTGAAGTACGTCATCGACCAGTACGAGGGCAGCGTCGAGGTCGCCGAGGACATGGACCCGCGGTCGGAGCTGGACGCGCGCATCGACCAGTGCCTGTTCGGGCCGGAGTTCGAGGAGTTCACGCACTGGGACCGGATGAAAGTCTACCACGAGCTGTACGCGCACGCGCAGAACGACGCCGAGCACCGCGAGCTGTTCGAGGAGCACTACGGCCGGCTCCGCGGCAGCATCGTCGCCGTCATCGAGGACGGCATCGAGCAGGGGGTCTTCCGCGAGGTGGACGCCGAGCGGATGGGCCAGCTCATCACGGACGTGATTCACGCGGCCCGCGAGCGCCGCATCTCGCTGGGGCACGACGACGCGCCCGCGGAGGCCCGCGCGGCCATCGACGAGTTCGTGCTGGACTCGCTGGAACAGGACTGATTTTCGCGCGAGCGTCGCGTCCGCGAACGGGAGCGCTGTCGCTGGGCGCTCGCGAAAATAACGGGTGAGAAGCGGCCGCGTTACAGCTCGGGGACGTCCGACGGCATGTCGAAGTCGTGGTAGTACTCGCCCTTCTCCTTCGAGAGGATGTCGAGGACGGCGGCCGCGCCGTCGCCGACGGCGATGGCAGCCTGCCACTTCTCGGGGCGGCCCATCGCGCCGGTCGCGTAGACGCCGTCCACGGACGTCTCCATGTCGAGGTTCACGTCGACGACGTCCTCGTCGGTGAACTCGCAGCCGAGGTCCTCGGCGAGGTCGCGGTTGCCACCGGTCGCGAGGACGACGTAGTCGGCCTCGTACTCGCCGTCCGCGGTCGTGACAGCGAAGCCGTCACCGTCCTGCTCAACGGCGGTGACTTCCTCGCCCTCGTGGAGGTCGGCACCGCGGGCCTTCGCCTGCTTCTGGGCGATGTCGACGAACGTCATCCCGTCCATCGAGCGCACGCCCGGGTAGTTGAACAGGTGGGCCTTGTGCATCCACGTCTCGTCGGTGTCGAAGACGACGGTGTCGAGGTCGTTCTTCGCGGCGAACTGTGCTGCGGACAGGCCGGCGGGACCGCCGCCGACGACTGCTACGTCTGCCATGGGCGTGTATCCGTGCTCCCCGAGGAAGAAACTTACCATCAGGTAAAAGCCGGCAGTTCCTGCCGAGGCGGCGCGCCGAGGAGCCAGCGACGGCGGTGCGGCCGTTCAGAGGACGAACGGGCCGCGCTGCTGAATCGGCTCGTCGTGTGGCCGGCCGGCGACCGCGACGACGCGGAGGTCGGCGTCGGTGCGGAGTTCGACCGCGGTCTCGTCGGTGACCGGGAAGACGTCGCCCTCGCCGAACGCGTCTCCGGCAACGGTCCCCTCGCCGGCGACGCCGTAGACGAAGCCCGTCCAGTCCTCGGGGACCGTCCACTCGTACGCGTCCGACACGCGCACGTCCAGATACTCCATGGGCGTGTGCAGCGAGAGCGGCGAGTCGTCGCCGACGACGGTGGTCACCGTCGCGCCGTCGTGTTCCTCGGTGGGCAGGTCGGCCTGCGTGGCGTCCACGTAGTCGGGGTCGACCTCCTTCTTCTCGCGCGGGAGGTTCACCCACAGCTGGAGGCCGTTGCAGCCGCGGCCGCCCGCGGGGAACTCGGAGTGGCGGATGCCGCTGCCGGTCGTGATGCGCATCGCCTCGCCCTCCTCGGCGACGTTGCTGACGCCCAGCGAGTCCTCGTGGTCCATCCCGCCGTCGATCATGTACGAGACGATTTCGAAGCCGCGGTGGGGGTGCATCGGGAACCCCTGGTCGGGGTCGATGTAGAACCGCTCGAAGAGGACGAACGGGTCGAGGTGCTCGGGGTGGTGGCTCGTCGGGAACGCGCGATTCGAGTTCACGCCCGTTCCGTGTCGCACTCGCTCGCCGGGGACGGGGCCGTCGGTCGTCGACGCGTCGTTGGCGGTCATGTCTCACCGTTGTTTACCAGACAGTAAAACACGTCGGATGGGAGCGGCGCTCTCCCACTCCCGGAGTTGTTCGCTGGCTGTGAATCGGCGGATGTCACTCCATCCCGCCCGCTTTTACCTCGTTCTACCGTCTGGTAAAACGCAGATGACAACCGACCTGTCCATCGACGCCGACTGGAGCGCGCAGTACATCGACGGCGAGTGGGTACCCGCCGAGAGCGGGGAGACCATCGCCGTCGAGGACCCCTCGACGCGCGAGGTCGTCGCCGACGTCCCCGCCGCGACCGAGAGCGACGTCGACGCCGCCTACGAGGCGGCCGCCGAAGCCCAGGAGGAGTGGGCGGAGGCCCCGCCCGCGCAGCGCTCGGCGGTAATCCAGCAGTTCCTGCAGGCCCTGCAGGAGCACTCCGAGGACGTCACCAGCCTGCTGGCCCACGAGGTCGGCGGCTCCCAGATCATGGGCGAGACGTCCATCCAAATCGCCTCCGACCACGCCGGCGAGGCCGCCACGCTCCCCCGACGCATGAAGGGCGAGCACGCCGACTCGAACATCCCCGGCAAGGAGAACATCGTCGAGCGCGGGCCGAAGGGTGTTGTCACGGTCATCTCGCCGTGGAACTTCCCTCTGAACCTGAGCGCGCGAGCGGTCCTGCCCGCCATCGCCGCCGGGAACAGCGTCGTCCTCAAGCCCTCCACGAACTCCCCCATCACGGGCGGCCTGCTGTTCGCGAAGCTCTTCGAGCAGACCGACCTCCCCGAGGGCGTCGTGAACGTCGTCACCGGCCGCGGCTCCGACATCGGTGACCGCGTCGCCAGCCACCCCGAGAGCGACGTCGTCTCCTTCACCGGCTCCACGGAGGTCGGCCAGCACGTCGCCGGCCTCGCCGGCGAGAACCTCGCCGTCCCGGCGATGGAGCTCGGCGGCAACAACGCGTTCGTCGTCGCCAGCGACGCCGACGTGGACCGCGCCGTCGACGCCGCGACATTCGGTTCGTTCGTCCACCAGGGGCAGGTCTGCATCTCCATCAACCGCCACATCGTCCACGAGGACGTCTACGACGAGTACGTCCGGAAGCTCACCGAGCGCGCCGAGGAGCTGGCCGTCGGGAGCGCCCACGAGGGCGACACCGTGGTCGGCCCCATCATCGACGAGTCCCAGCGCGACGAGATGCTCGAATACGTCGAGCAGACCGTTGACGCCGGCGCGACGCTGGAGACCGGCGGTGAGACCGCCGACGTGGAGGGCGTCGAGGACTCGCTGGTCGTCAAGCCCACCGTGCTCTCCGGCGTGACCAACGACATGGCAGCCGCGTGCAACGAGCACTTCGGCCCCATCGCGCCCGTCATCCCGTTCAGCGACGTGGACGAAGCCGTCGAAATCGCCAACGACACGAAGTACGGCCTCTCCGGCGCCGTCCACGCGGGCGACCTCTCGGTCGCGAAGGACATCGCCGGCCGCATGGAGACCGGCAACGTCCACATCAACGACCAGCCCATCAACGACGAGGCCCACGTGCCGTTCAGCGGCATCGGCGCGTCCGGCGTCGGCGAGTACAACAGCGACGCGTTCCTCCGCGAAATCACGGAGACGAAGTGGATTTCCATCCAGCACGAGCCCCGCGACTACCCGCTGTAAGCGGCCAGCCCGGAGTCGCCGGGTCTCATCGAATCACTCCCACCAGCGGCCGTCGCGGTCGTCGTTCTGCCCGTCGAGCGGCTCGGGGAACTCCCCGTCCTGCGCGCCGAACGCGTACGCCAGCCAGTAACCGACGTGCCACGCGACGCTGTCCTCGTCGGCGTTCGCGGTCGTAATCTCGGCCTCGGTGTAGTATTCGAGCGCGTCGTCGGCGTCCGTGCTGTACCCGCGGACGCTCCCGCAGGACCCGCCGCCGTAGCCGTCGCCGCACGCGGACCCGTCGTCGGAGACCGTAATCACGATGTCCGCCGCCGACGCGTTCTGCGTGCGCGCGAACGACGGCGTCTCGGCCGCGAAGAACCCCTCCGCGCCGGACTCGAAGTACCCCAGCGCGGCGTCGACCTGTTCCTGCTCGAACTCCGTCGGCTCGCCCTCGACGGCCACGGAGACGTTCGTCGTCCGCCACGGGTACGCGACCGTCCGCGCGTCCGGAATCGGGAGCCGCGTCGCGTCCGACGTCGCGTTCATCAACGGCATCGGCGCCTGCCCGTGGAGGCGGCCGTGCAGGTGGCCGAACTCGTGTTTCAGCGTCTCCAGCGTGCTCTCGTCGGTGTACCCCGTCTCGATTTCGATGGTCTCCTGCTCGTAGGTCCGGTCGTGGACGCCGAAGACGGGCGCGCAGCCGAGAATCGAGGTTCCGGACTCGACGCCGCACGAGGTGACGTTCGGCTCGAACCGGACGACGACGTCGGGGTTCGACGCGTTCGGCGCGACGCGGAAGTCCGCGGTGTAGTTCTTCGTCACGCCGTCTCGCTCCCAGTAGGCGACGGCCTGCTCGACGAGCGGCGTCACGTTCCGCGAAGCCGCCGTCTGGTCGACGCTGACGACGACGGGGCCGGGTTCGGGCCACGGGTCGCGGTTCGCGGGGTTGGACAACTCGGGGAAGTCCGCCGGCTCGTCGCCGTCCGAGACCGAGAGCAGTCTCGCGAACGCGCGCGTCGCTATGCGCTCGGTCGCGTTCGCCGTGTACCCACCGGCCAGTTCGACCGTCGACGTCCCCTGTTCCGTCTCGCCACTATCGTACGTGTCCGTACACGAGTAGAACGTCCCCGTGCTCGTCTCCCCGCCACAGACTTGGAGTCGCGAGGTGTACTCGACGACGACGTCGGGATTCGACGCGTTCCGCTCGAACGAGAGTTCGACGTCGTACGCGCTGGCTGCGGCGTGGTCGTTCCAGTACGCCGTCGCGCGCCGGACCGCGGCGACGTACCCCGGGTCAGTGTACGCCCCGGTCTGGACGGCGACGGTTAGCTGCTCGGACTGCCACGGATTCGCGGGGCCGGTCGTCGTCTCGACGGTCGTCGCGTCACTCGTCTCCGCTGCGTCCGTCGTCGCGCCCGGATTCGCCTGTCCGCCACACCCCGCGACGAGTAGCAGGGCCGCGACGACGAGGACACGCGCTCGCATACGGCACGCGTTCGCGCCCGGAAGCAAAGTCTCTCCGGTAACTCGCCCTCACGCGACGACCGCTGCTTCCAGCAGTTCCAGCGGGTGCCGGACGTCGTAGCCGGTGCCGTGCTCCATCTGCATCGCGCACGTCGGGCACTCGGTCATCCCGGTCTCGCCCTCGGCGGCCTCCATGTGGTCGAACATCTCGTCGCCGATTTTCATGGAGGTCTCGTACTTCTCGGCCTTCCAGCCGTACGTCCCGGAGATGCCCGAGCAGGAGTCCCCCACGTCTTCGACGCCGACGCCGTCGAGGTCGCCGAACAGTTCGACGGCCTGCCGGTCCAGCCCCTGATTGCGGGCGTGGCAGGGCGCGTGGTACGCGAACTCCGCGGCGAGGTCGTCGCCGACGTCGGCGTCCGCGAGCTCGCCTTCGAGGTCCTCGTGGATGCGGAGGTACTCCACGGACTCGAACGTGTTCGCGGCGACGTCCTCGATGCCGTCGATGTCGAACAGTTCGGGGTACTCCTGGCGAATCGCCATCGAGCACGACGTGCAGGAGGCGATAGCGTCGTAGCCCTCCTCCACGAGGTCCGCGAACGACGAGACGTTCACTTCGGCGTCGCGGCGCGCGTCGTCGAGCATCCCGTTGGCGAACATCGGCGTGCCCGAACAGCCCTGCTCCGGGACGACGATTTCGTAGCCGAAGTGCTCGTAGACGCGCACCAGCGCCTTCGCCACCTCCGGGGTGTTGTACTCGGCGTAGCAGCCGTGGAAGTACGCGACCTTCTTGTCGGCGTCCCGGGGTTCGCCGCGGCGCTCGCGGGCCTCGCGGGCGCGCTCCTTCGAGCCGGCGGCGCCGCCCTGTGCGGCCCACCACTCGGTGAACGTCTCCGTGGCGAAGTCGGGGAACTCGCGCTCCCCGGTGACGCCCAGCAGTTTCTCGCCGAGCCAGCGCGCCGGCCCGAAGTTCGCGGCGGCGTTCGCGAGCCGCGGCACCTTGCTCGCCAGCCACGCGGACTTCCGGTAGTTCGCGAGCAGGCGGTTGCGGACGTACTCCACCGAGAGCTTGTCCATTTCCTCGCTGACGTACTCGCCGCGCGCGGTGTTGTGCATCTGGGAGAGCCCCACGCCCGACGGACACGCGTTGTCACAGCGCATGCAGTTCGAGCAGTCCATCACCGAGTCGTCGACGCTGTGGTCGTCGTCGCGGCGCTTGAGCCGCCACTGCTCGGGCCCCTGGAACTTCGGCCCGGGGAAGTCGTCGTCGACCTCCGCGACCGGGCAGTTGGTGTCGCACGTCGAGCACTTGTAACAGGAGTCCGCGCCCGGGCGTAGGTCGAAGTCGTCGCTGTCGTCGAAGACGTCCACGGGCTCGAAGTCCTCGCCGGCGTTCGGTGCCACTGGGTCGAAGTCGGTGGATTGGCTGTCGCTCATCGTGTCTCCTCCGCTGCCGCGCGGCCGGCCGCGTACCCGGTCGCAATCGAGACCCCCGAGCCGGACTTCTCGGCGGCGAAGTCGTAGCCGCCGAGCACGCTCCCGGCGGCCCGCAGGTTCTCGAACTCGG
Protein-coding sequences here:
- the trpE gene encoding anthranilate synthase component I gives rise to the protein MDTTRGEFADLAADGPAVVRVAADLDVGVSPLSAYATLTEGEYGFLLESAEKTSASDPDGAFRPSDATEDRHARYSFVGYDPAAVVTAHPDGTEVQALRDDRVTEFLDAGDGDVLDQLRGALPDVERRGFPDEDRQLLDGGLVGFLAYDAVYDLWLEEVSVERPETPLPDAEFVLTTRTLVFDRATDTVSLVFTPLVGEGDDPDAVYDALVAEAERVQRELADAEEPEFGGFRVTDERAGARDEYEDSVEKAKEAVLDGEVYQAVVSRTRELDGDVDPRGLYAALRDVNPSPYMFLLSHDDRTVVGASPETLVAVHDDTVLNNPIAGTCPRGSSPVEDRRLAGEMLADEKERAEHTMLVDLSRNDVRRVSEPGSVRVPEFMRVLKYSHVQHIESTVTGTLRDDHDAFDATRASFPAGTLSGAPKVRAMEHIHALEASPRGIYGGGVGYFSWNGDAEFAITIRSATISHGNEQDTLRVRAGAGIVADSGPSAEFDETEAKMDGVLAAVERIREDVETPEVEG
- a CDS encoding TetR/AcrR family transcriptional regulator encodes the protein MSEADGIVGANDTREEIMEATFRALSEHGYKDLRVRDIGEEMELSRQVIHYHFDGKYDLLSSFLKYVIDQYEGSVEVAEDMDPRSELDARIDQCLFGPEFEEFTHWDRMKVYHELYAHAQNDAEHRELFEEHYGRLRGSIVAVIEDGIEQGVFREVDAERMGQLITDVIHAARERRISLGHDDAPAEARAAIDEFVLDSLEQD
- the trpG gene encoding anthranilate synthase component II; the protein is MNVLFVDNFDSFTYNLVEYVSEQTIDGERPETTVLKNTASIEDVRDADPDAIVISPGPGHPKNERDVGVTAAVLRDVSPDVPTLGVCLGMEAAVYEYGGTVDRAPEPMHGKTSPVEHDGRGVFDGIEQGFPAARYHSLACGAIPDCFEVSARTDHDGTELAMAVRHEQHPITCVQFHPESVLTAAGHDLVENFLAGVPQ
- a CDS encoding anaerobic glycerol-3-phosphate dehydrogenase subunit C, which gives rise to MSDSQSTDFDPVAPNAGEDFEPVDVFDDSDDFDLRPGADSCYKCSTCDTNCPVAEVDDDFPGPKFQGPEQWRLKRRDDDHSVDDSVMDCSNCMRCDNACPSGVGLSQMHNTARGEYVSEEMDKLSVEYVRNRLLANYRKSAWLASKVPRLANAAANFGPARWLGEKLLGVTGEREFPDFATETFTEWWAAQGGAAGSKERAREARERRGEPRDADKKVAYFHGCYAEYNTPEVAKALVRVYEHFGYEIVVPEQGCSGTPMFANGMLDDARRDAEVNVSSFADLVEEGYDAIASCTSCSMAIRQEYPELFDIDGIEDVAANTFESVEYLRIHEDLEGELADADVGDDLAAEFAYHAPCHARNQGLDRQAVELFGDLDGVGVEDVGDSCSGISGTYGWKAEKYETSMKIGDEMFDHMEAAEGETGMTECPTCAMQMEHGTGYDVRHPLELLEAAVVA
- a CDS encoding pirin family protein, with product MTANDASTTDGPVPGERVRHGTGVNSNRAFPTSHHPEHLDPFVLFERFYIDPDQGFPMHPHRGFEIVSYMIDGGMDHEDSLGVSNVAEEGEAMRITTGSGIRHSEFPAGGRGCNGLQLWVNLPREKKEVDPDYVDATQADLPTEEHDGATVTTVVGDDSPLSLHTPMEYLDVRVSDAYEWTVPEDWTGFVYGVAGEGTVAGDAFGEGDVFPVTDETAVELRTDADLRVVAVAGRPHDEPIQQRGPFVL
- a CDS encoding phosphoribosylanthranilate isomerase, whose amino-acid sequence is MTRAKVCGLTNEPDLRAAVDAGADAVGFIADVPVDTPREVSIEQAADLAAAAPPFVTTVLVTMPEAPERALELAERVNPDAVQLHGDLSVGDVERVAENTRAAVLKTVDAEDSEGARYDDAADALLVDSVDAEGAGGTGRTHDWDATREFADSVDSPVVLAGGLTPENVAEAVATVEPFAVDVASGVEKTGGEKDHDAVRRFVASATERREVEA
- a CDS encoding VRR-NUC domain-containing protein — translated: MAIRSIPDEVLSLSFEEVLEISFGRFRSVDLNPVELLFACTFLHNGWRVVRTPMNRNHPIAESNTVAIERATGVEDALFGSGVPDLFLWDTDGRHRFVEVKASEDSLNENQREWAETYDWELDIAQLAHADESLSDEEIMERNRLT
- the trpD gene encoding anthranilate phosphoribosyltransferase produces the protein MEEYIERVTAGEDLTLDEARDAVTRLFEDATDAEIGALLAALRAKGETETEIAGFAQGMRDAANTIDPDREPLVDTCGTGGDDYDTINVSTTSTMVAAGAGVPVAKHGNYSVSSSSGSSDVLEEVGVDLDASPEAVEERIEDDGIGYMHAPAFHPAMKAVIGPRRELGIRTIFNVLGPLTNPAGADAQVVGVYDPDLVPVLARALSHMGVDRALVVHGDGLDEFALHGESVVAELDDGDIEEYTVTPADFGLEEAPIEDVSGGTPEENARDLRGIVTGDVTGPKRDIILANAGAAIYVAGEAHSLEAGAERAAEAIDSGAAEETLETLRDPATATR
- a CDS encoding aldehyde dehydrogenase family protein, with amino-acid sequence MTTDLSIDADWSAQYIDGEWVPAESGETIAVEDPSTREVVADVPAATESDVDAAYEAAAEAQEEWAEAPPAQRSAVIQQFLQALQEHSEDVTSLLAHEVGGSQIMGETSIQIASDHAGEAATLPRRMKGEHADSNIPGKENIVERGPKGVVTVISPWNFPLNLSARAVLPAIAAGNSVVLKPSTNSPITGGLLFAKLFEQTDLPEGVVNVVTGRGSDIGDRVASHPESDVVSFTGSTEVGQHVAGLAGENLAVPAMELGGNNAFVVASDADVDRAVDAATFGSFVHQGQVCISINRHIVHEDVYDEYVRKLTERAEELAVGSAHEGDTVVGPIIDESQRDEMLEYVEQTVDAGATLETGGETADVEGVEDSLVVKPTVLSGVTNDMAAACNEHFGPIAPVIPFSDVDEAVEIANDTKYGLSGAVHAGDLSVAKDIAGRMETGNVHINDQPINDEAHVPFSGIGASGVGEYNSDAFLREITETKWISIQHEPRDYPL
- a CDS encoding NAD(P)/FAD-dependent oxidoreductase; its protein translation is MADVAVVGGGPAGLSAAQFAAKNDLDTVVFDTDETWMHKAHLFNYPGVRSMDGMTFVDIAQKQAKARGADLHEGEEVTAVEQDGDGFAVTTADGEYEADYVVLATGGNRDLAEDLGCEFTDEDVVDVNLDMETSVDGVYATGAMGRPEKWQAAIAVGDGAAAVLDILSKEKGEYYHDFDMPSDVPEL